The Alnus glutinosa chromosome 1, dhAlnGlut1.1, whole genome shotgun sequence region TCCCTGAAAGCCTCGAAGATGGTTGCCAACTTAGCTGTTAATAAGGTTTCGGTTGCAGAGCCTCCAATGAAGACGGGCATTCTCagaaaggggtttctcaaccctcgcCCAGATATGCCAGCCACTCCCGCTTCGCCTCGGAAGGTCTTTGATGTAGGGATGATCGGGCCTTCCTCCCCTCTTAGAGGTTGCCCCATTTCTTCACCCGTTGAGGGTAATGGATTCTCCCAATCTTGGAATTGGCCaatcggttttgatcataacggggagattgtggtttgggaggaggacgtTGATCTTTGGGATGTTTCgcctttggattgggcgttGGAGGGTGCTTTTGGGGATGAGGCGTTGGCCATTCGGGATGCCATAGAATAAGAATTTAAGCGTGACAAGATAATAAcgcgccaaaagtctaaaggtAAGAGGGAGCTTCTGAATCTACATAGCTCTATCACCTATGGCGACGATAAATCTTCcgctaggcgtaggaaaggaaAGGACCTTGTGTTGTAGAGTTGTGTGCCTTTGTGTGCTTGGGTAGGTTTGTCCGTTTGTGGGTCGTTCCTCGGGCTTTCGGTTTTTGCTTGGGTTCTTTTGAAGGCTGTTTCTCTTGGGGTTTTCTCAggttcttgggttttttttttctttgggtttagGGGGTCCTGTTGGGGTTTTTTGGGGTTGGTATGGGTGCCTTTTAGGGGCTTTTTTTGTATTACGGGGGTTTCTATTGTATTGTGGAGGTTACTATTATGCTTGTTAGAGGTTTTCTTGTGGGTTCCTTGTaggttttcttgagttttttatGTGGGCTGGTTGGATTGCTTCTGTggatacttcctgtgtacttaggggagccttacgctttttttaatgaaattctcttacttataaaaaaaaaaatagattctaTACAAACATGTTTTATTTCACTTCATCAAGACATCCCAAAACAAGAGACATTTAGATAGATATAAGAAGGTCAAAAGCAGATGAGAAAGAGACCGTTGATTTCACCAATCTAAACGGTCATCAAACTTTCACATTTATAAGAGCTAAAGGTAGTTTCATAATGTAAACTTACCCTTTCAATAAAACTGAACCCTCATTTTGGTGTGGATGATGCCCGATGTTCCAGAAATTTCCAAGGATTCTGCACACTATTTGACAGAGgttttccaagttccaagaaaccCCTAATCCATTTAACTCTGTTCACAAGTTCCTCCAGGTCCATAACTGCAGCTTCTATTGTATCAGAACACATGGAATTTAAAGAAATACTTCCATCAGCTTTCAGCTTCTTTGAAGAACCAGAGCTATCATTTTTTCCCTTCCCAGCCATATTTCCCAATATATTAGCTGATGCATCTCTGTTATGTGAGTTTGAAACACTATCTGAGTAACTGGTTTTTCCAATGCCATTATCTCCCATATCTAATTCCAACTTTGTTTCTGATGTCTGTATCTCCTTAGATTCCGTATTGATCAAAGGTAGCCTTGCCATTTGTTCTAATCCATCTGGAGGTTGTAATGAGCTTGCTGAAGTATGAGAGGAAAAAGATGCATTACGCTCAAGAGATGCTCTAACGGCAGCCTGAACTCCATTTCTTCCTTCGGCTTCAGTGTGGACCATCAAATTTGGAGGGGCCCCTGCAACTATCCCATGTcaatcaaattcaaatacaaaaccaagtcattaaataaatcaaaaaacacGGCAGGAGTGGTACTTCACGGTAGCTAAAGCTCCTAGTAGTACAAACACTGTATCTTGATTTTACACCAAAGGCATGTTACTttcttcatatattttttttgaaaagtaagaaaagttttattaaaaagcgtaagacgGCCCTAAGTACACAGAGAGTATATACATGAACAACCAAAACCAGctcacaaaaagaaacccaaaacttTCTTCATATATTCTTTCAACAATGTATGTTTATGCCATCATTATTTTGAAGAACCAAGCATGGATTCCACCAATTATCAACCTACTAATGAAagcattttttattctttcgcAGGGGAAAggaaatatttatatattttcatacattGCAAACATCTCAAAAGTAACATATTTTTCTCTCCTCCTATGACCAGATCTAGCAATCATCAAGTAACCAGCTGGAGAATGTGAACTGGCAGGGTTTTAGAATAGACTCAAAATTCTGTTGAATTAATAGGTTAGTCTAGATGGTTGTCTCACCCTGCCAACCCTTCTTCTATATGCTTTGCATTAAGAAAGTACTATACTAAGttacttttaaatttatgatttataaacttgtatttctttttctgttttaacTTTTACTATTCAAATGATATATTACCAGTTTGTCTCAACTGACCAAGTGTTCAGGATTATCTCCAACCAAATTAGACACAACACTGTCCAAATTGAGTTATAACCATGGATTCAAAGATCATACTGGAGGATTGGACCATGAACTGCACCACAAAATGTGCTGAACAACCCTCAAAAAAGGGCTCCATGACCGCTCAACAAAGGTCCAACCATTGACCTATGAAACTGTTCGTGACTCACAGGTTTAACAGTTCCATCGTTTTCCTCTCCCCTCTCAACATCAGCCTCATCTGATATGGCCTCTAGACCACATCTCAAAAGCTCCTCAAATAAGATTTCTAGACAAGACCTCAACCAAAGACATACACGACAGACTATTCATTTCTACATCAATTGATTGTGAATGTAAAATAGCACGTGTGCCAAATCCATGAAAAATTGCATTCTGGATATCCATGTGGGCAGCAACTTGAAGTTCAGGTTCCTAGGATTTTGCAAAGAACCATTTAAGGTTTGCAAAAATCCACGATCTCGTACACAAGGTAAATGTACTAGCCAAGATTGAAGCATTGAGGAGGTTAACGATGCAAAATGTGGCGGCAACGGCATAAAACAAAAAGGTGTCGTTTCAATTGGGGCATCTCGATTTTGCCGCGGATCTTGTGCTGAAAAACAATGATGTCTTTGCCTGGAGAGTGCAGCACCACGAGAAGGTCAATGAGTTTGATGGGGGTTCTGCTGCAATCATTGCTCGCACtgaaagagggggggggggggggggtgttggaGGGGATAGGAAGTAGGCAACGAATTTCAGAATGTAACAATGTGCAATGACTTATATACCCATAAACCTTTTAGTTGGGAGAAGATAGTTTGTGGTTGTTAATGGTAACCCACTTATATAAGTAATGATCGCACGTGCTTAGATACATCATATTTTATCACTTAAAAGCTAGATTCTATAGGTTGATGTACAACTAAATATATAGAATGTGCAATAATCTAACAGGTTAGCCAGAACAGTTTTTGGCATCAGTACATTTGATACCAATAGAAAGACCTCTAAGCCACCCAATAAAGTATTGATACCTTTGCACTTGGGATGGCAAGTCTAGCAAGCAATGCCCCAAGGGATGCACACCCCTTCACCATAAGTTTCGAACTTTTACTTtggaaatttattttgttttttgatattGTAATAAATTAGTCTATTAATTTGCAtttataattgattttaaatcaatattATTTATGATATCACCATCAAGCCTCAACCGACCCCTTGTCGGACATCTAAACTTTCAACCTATCGCTTTTCAACTGTCTAGTTTTTGAGCAAGGACTATAACaatatgttaaattaccacttatcccaaaagcttaagctgatagaaataagtaaatttaatcatttaattaatactctaacACAATAGTGATAGAGGTATCGCCCATGTCCTAAAAAGTCCAGCTCATAGAATGCCCTCAGAAACAAGAGGAAAGGCCTATCCAAAATGGAATAACAAGAGTTCTGAGAGAGATtaatccccaaaaaaaaaaaaagtctccaaGGACCTACAAGCTGGATTTTGGAGGTTAGAACTCAGACATTGATTATGAAATGTGGAGTTCCCAAAATTCAACtgcaaaattaagaaaaaatctGTACTTGGGCAACAATTTAATTCAGTTAGTTTCCAAACTGCAAATCTTATTACCTTGATTAAATGGTTTAATAATCCGCGCACAAGAACGCCCATTTCCATTTTCCTGCAATCATCAGGCACGGCAAATGTAaataatacaagaaaaaaaaaaaaaaaaaaaaaaaaaaaaaaaaaagtatccaTCCTACAGGATATCATATTCATCTACAAACAACAAGGCATAGTTATATCAGAACCTATAGAATAATTGAAGACAGAATTATATTGATGGcactattattttaatttagtcgAGGACCATCTGACTCGAATTTATCATGAGTCCGAATTCAATGATGTCAAGATACAGCTAATACAcagcataaaaaataatagatttaCAGGATGTGTAGTAATAAATGCACATATTGTAATTAAAATCCATTACTGTAAAATGCATATGATTCCATGGTAAATGCATATGATGACTCCAAGAAGTATCATTAGGAGGTGGAGTTGGTCACTTTGTTTTTTAATACTCTCTCAAGTTGAGACGAGGTGGTGAGGATCAAATTTGTTGGATCCTTACCAAAAGGAGGGTGTATGAGGCTAAATCTTTCTATCGTGCGCTTTTCCCCCTGCTGGTActtcatttccttggaagagcatCTAGAGAACTACGGCTCCTACAAGAGTGGCATTCTTTGTATGTACAGCAGCGctaggaaagattttaactaTGGACAACCTAAAAAAGAGGCACATTATAATGTTGGATTGGTGCTGCATGTTTAAAAAGAGGGGGGGAGACCATAGATCATCTTCTGCTCCACTGCTATGCGACTAGAGAGTTGTGGGTATCGGTTTTCTGTCTTTTGGGGTTAGAGTGGCTCATGCCCCAAAAGGTGGTGGAGTTGTGGGCTGGTTGAAAATGTCAGTTTGGAAGCCATTAAAAATAGAAGTCCAGTCTATGGTCCATTTGTGCGTAATGTGGCGCATTTGGAGAGCGTAATGCTCAAAACTTTGAAGATTGTGAAAAAATGGTGCTAGAGCTAAAAGCTATTATGTTCAAATCTCTTTATGTTTGGACAGCGGCTTACAATAGTTCTCGTTTCTCTAACCTTCTAGAATTCTTGGATTTGTTGTCTTCTACTTCTCCCTAATTAGGGGTCTCCtttatacttcttgtgtacttgggttgcccCTTGtgctttttaataagattgatttactttttcaaaaaaaaagtccaTGCTATAACATCAAATTTCCAGAACTGGATAATAAATCAAAGATTCAAacctaaaatacaaaacaaaaatgagagtCCCAAGTTCTAAAAGACtaaaacaatcaaatatgaCATAGGATGTCTTCCACAATTAAACAATTGGAAGTTGGATAGAAGAGCAGTTAATAAAAGAGCTTATATAGTGGTGGGCAAAAGAGCATGGAAGACTGCGGCCCTAATTGATCCCTTTATTTCATGAATTTTACTTTTATGGTTGGGgagagatggagatggaagcAGTGGAAGTCCCCCTGACCTCCACCAACTATTCaaacatatttaaattaaacaatacaattaaacctattaaaaaaaaaaaactgaaattaaaGAATCTATATTAGCATTTATTGACTTATAGAAACAATACATGAATCATAGCTACAGGAGTGAAATGTTGAGATTTCCAATTGTTGGCACACTACAAAGGacctaaattgacaattttacAGGCAAACATTCTTGCTTAGATTGTCCAGCTAATGATGAAGGGCTTATTTGATAATGCTCTTTGGGTTTGCGTTTttctttttagcaaaaaagaaaaggcattaataaacaacttcaaacacaaaacacttaaaagcttttttataagtaatcgaaatatcattaaatgcATAAGGCGGCCACacgtacacaagaagtatacaagagaaaccatCTAGCTAGTAagggcaaaaagaacaagaaaatcatgataactaatcaccaaaggaaaaacaaaagcagttatccaaagatacaatgcgttgaaaaataaagacttgatctcctccaaagtcctcACACGGTCCACAAAACTTCTATtattcatttccctccatagacaccacaaaaggtaTGAAGGAACCATCTTCAACACAACAGCACTCCGAGTGTTGCCAGCAGTCCACTAACAAGCATACAAATCGGCTACTCGTctaagcataacccaagacaacccaaatagactgaagaaaacattcacaatggcacaagcaacctcacaatgatgCAGGAGATGGTACACAAACTCcccattctttttacacatataacactaatcaatcacaatgacacgccaCTTTCGGAGATTGTCCATGGTAAGTATATTTCCTACACAAAACACTTAAACtactttcacctttatgtcacatAAGAAAACTTTTTcaactaaaatgaaaaaagcACCACCCAAAGAGCATTATCAAATGAGCCCGATATGTTGGGCAATCAAAACACTAAACAGGCAAATAAGCCAGCCTAAATGTTTGTTTCATCCATGGTAACCATTTCCTCGTTTTGCTGGATTAGAAGTCAACCTTTTTGTCATTTACTATATAACTAACCAAGTGGGAAAACATTTTATAAAAGTCCTCTCGCTGTCTTCAAAATTTCAGTCATTATGGTTggaaatttgtttttcttcactAAAGCATCACTTGTGCAATAGAAACAGGACTCTCTGCAAACGGTGGCGCATGTAGGCGTGTCCTGCTTGATCTCAGCCTTGGTCCTCCTTAGATCTTCTTTTCTCATGGAGAGCTGATTTCAAGTGAGCCTGAGATGGAAATGAGGTTCTTAGTGGAGTTGAAATCTTTCATACTCTTGGTCTTGGATGGGGAGTCAGTGTTGCGGGTGGAAGAAAAGAGGAATGGCTTCTTCGGTGAGGTCCTCCTGCGCAACCAGTGCATCATTTAGCTAGCATCGACGATGGAGGTTCTTTTGGGTTTCCCTGGAGATAAAGAGTTTGTCAATTCTTTTAGGGAGGGGACAAGTTCTGATCGTGCGTAGAGGTGGGAACAAAGATGGCCGGTATTTAGAGGCGGCAACTTATGGGATGGGCGGATGGAGAGTGATTCTACTGATCTCTAAgggtcgtggagggtggggCTGGCACAAATTTGCTGGTGAGCTAAGAAAGGCAAAAAACACTTCCTTTTTGCTACAGTGGGGTGTGGGTGTGAGTCTTCATTTTGGGCGGAGAAGATGGGTGGGAAGGAGGAGGGGCCAAGGCTGAGAATGGTTTTGAATAGGACGAGGCCTTCGTTTGCGGAGGTGGTGAGGTCGGACTCGTGCCTTGATGCGACGGTGATGCCTATCGTGGGTGGTTTTCCATCGTTGTACGAGGAGGTGGTGCGGTCGCAGCCATTACGTCATACCAGGTTGTGGGCTCCGTTGGCGGAGCCATGTGCTATTGATATCCTTCCGGCGATGAGGTCTGTAGACTGAGGTTTTGAGATCAGCGGTGGATTGTTCTGTGTTGGAGATACCTCCGCTTGATCCGATGGTCAAGGAGAAGCTGCTGTGTCCGTTGGGTAAGAAGAATCTCGAAGCTGGTCTCTCTATTGgaggcttggcaggctctgcaAGGATGACAAATTCGCGTTTGAATTTGCATATGTGGAGTAAGTTGCTCGTCAGGTTCAACTTAGTTGTGGCATGTGGGCCGGGTTGTTGGGAAGTTGGTGGGTCGATTTGTTGGGTTCAGTCTGGGCCATAAGATTAAAGGATTTCGTTTGGGCCGGTCCATGCCAAAACCCAAATTCCAAGAAACAATGGAGGTCTCTGAGGTTACAGGTCCTGTGTCGGACCCTGAAGCGGGTCTCGTTTCTGTGAAGTGTTTTCAACGTCCAACAATTGCCCATCGGAGTTCTCATCGGCCGGAGACGACTTCGGTAGCTATTTTTGGGGTGGATATGGGTCTGTTGACTTCAGGGGGTGAGTGTGTTTCTGATCCAGCGGTTGATTCCGCCAAGTTGTCTCCATCTTCACGGTTCGTCTTTACCCCCTTGCCGACACCGGAGATGCTGTCTTCAATGTCACTAGATGCTCCTCTGGCTCCGGTAAGCTCTGTTGTTGGGTTTGGTTCTTTCGGTACCTCTTCTCCTTTGCCAAGCAGCTCCGAATATGCTTGTTTGACCCTTCAACTTAGACCTGAGGGGTCTTCTCAGCCTATCTTCGCCCCATTCATAGGTTTCTTTTTCAAGGCAGTTGAGTTGGGTGAGAGGCttcgttcttctttttctatgtCGCCGATATTTAAGCCATTTCAGAAGTACTACCGGAAGGCAATGGAAGGTCAATCAGTGCAGTTGGATGATAATTTATTTGCAGATTCTGTGGCAGCAATGAGGTTGCCTGTCAGTTTTACAGTTGAGGAAGCTGCTGCAGTGCTTCTAGTGATGGATTCCGCATGAGTGGCAGATTCCGTGAAGGATATCATTAAGCCATTTATTTCGAAGAAGGGTTTCCTTCGGAGGGGGTTCCTCAACCTGAGCCCGGCTATGAAAGTTTCTACTCATTCCTCGCTTTTAGAGTCGATCATGTCGTCATCAACTCTGGATGTCAAGGAAGATGGGGTGATAGGGCTTTCCTCCCCCGAGTGGTTGCGTCACCCCTATCTTTGAAAAGGGCAATGAATTCAAGGTGAATGGTTTGTCCCAAACTCAAAAATGGCCAATAGGTTTTGATCCGCCTGGGAAAGTAGTCGTGTGGGAGCAGGGTGATAAGATTTTGGATGGGGAGGCTGGAGATTCCCATTACTCTTTGGGTGTTCTTCCTCCCATCATGGCAttggattgggaggtggatagtGTTGAGGATGAGGATCCATCCTTGGCGATTCTGGATGCCTTTGAAAAGGACTTTCTTCGAGAAGTTAAGGTTGCGCGCCTGAAGTCCAAAGGCGAGAGGGAGATTTTAAATTTggtaagctccatcaactacggtgATGCAAGTGCGTCCACTCGGCATAGGAAAGGGAAGGCTCACGTGTGGTAGCGGGGAATGCTTCTCGAGGGTTTCGAGTttgagggtttttggtttttaaggGCTTATTgggttctttttcctttttgtggGCTGCTTTGGCtattcctgtgtatacttcatgtgtacttaggggcgtcttacgctttttcaataaaactttcttacttgtaaaaaaaaaacttattataacaaaaatacGTTATAACTATCTATAAAGATTCTAGAATATAGGAAAGACTTttatcaacaacaacaacactaaGGAAAGACTTATCAAACAGTAATATAGAGCAACCTTTCTTGGTAAATATAAGTGAAAATACAGGAGTACAAGAAAGCTACCACAGGAATAGGCACCGTCCAGCCATGTTTTGGTGTCCAATCTAATGATGGGCGTAGGTCCTTGCAGAAGACTTCATATGATGATCCTTCACCCATAGGAGGAGGAAACAAGTCGAtctagaaaagtaaaaaaatacaaaataagaaaacGAAAATAAAGATGATGCTTCTACTATAGCAAAGTGCTCAGTGTTCAGCATATCTAGAAAATTCATATGAACAGAGGATAGAAGACAGCATTCCCTTGAAAAATTAGAATTATTACAGATGATTTTCTttatcttatcttttttttttctttggctaaCAACTACTTATCattaaaatgtagtttttaagCTTGGTTTCTTAATAGTGTTGGAGGGGGGAGGGAGGATAAAGTTCCTGAGTTTAGGCTGGGCAAATTAGGACCCacattttcaatttcaccaattaAGGACCTTCTCCCAAATTGATCCTTCcgtccaactttttttttttttaataagtaatttttgaccccaaggtttttatttttttccacatTATACCAATGGCATGAGAGCACATGTAATGAGTACCATATTACATTAAAaacactttgaaaaaaaaaaagaacattgtcagaattttttttttgataagtgataaAAACATTGTCagatttgaaaacaaattttaaaaataatatcatctgtatccaaaaaataaaaagaagaaaaaataaagagcaCCCAAGAGGGGGAagggtgaaaaaaataaagagcacCAAAGAGGGGGAAGGGTGAAGATTCACGTACTCTCGTGCTATTGGTATAATGTGGAAAGAATTAAAACCTTGGGGtcaaaaattacttattaaaaaaacgcTTTGAAAAAAAGAACATGTCagatttgaaaacaaatttacaaaataatatcatttgtccaccccccccccccccccaaaaaaaaaaaaaaaaaaaaaaaaaaaaggtgggggggGAGGGAGAAGGTCCACTATCCATCGCCACCCTCCACCCCCACAAAGAGAGTGAAGTGGAGATCTACCTCCGCAGGGTGACGAGGATGGAGATCCACCCTGCCTCTGTGAAGATGGATCTCCACCCCCCCACCCTTCCCCCTTCCTCCTCAtcgattttctttttctttctcttttgggTCTTTTAAAAGGACTCAATCCAAGGCACAAAGAAGTGAAGGGAAAGCTTGCTGTTTTCCTGAGGCTGGGTTTGGACATAAATGATATtatgtttaaaaattgtttttaaatcTAACATGTAACTCATTACACATGTGACCTCATGCTATTGGTCTGATGtggaaaaatgacacatgataGAAGTCCTGTTAAAATTGTGCAAAAAATTGGACGGAATGATCAATTTGGCAAGAGACCATAAAGAAGGTCCTTAATTGGCGAGATTGATAATGCAAGTCATGATTTGGCAAAAGTGCCTAAATTCAAGGACTTTTTTTGGTGAATTTCCCTTAAAAAACATAATATGAACTTCCCTGAAACAATAATTCAGATGTCACACTTAGAAATTGACAAGGATAACACAGAATCGGACCAAAATACCTAAGCAAGGTCACCACCTGTTTGTTTCTGTTagcaagaaataatttttagttttcagAGTCCAAAGCAATTAGTGCAAAACTACGTCTAAAGAACAGACTTTTAATAAATGCTTTGAAGCCAACCCATCTtcagagaaaaacaaaaaaaaaaaccttgtttcctgtctaatataaataaaatcaccaaaaacaAATCCTCTTTCAAAACTGATGTCTGAGAATAGAACCAACGAGACTCCTGATTATTAAAACCAAATTTCAATGAACTTGGTGAGAAGTTGATACTTTATTTTGAAGAAATCACTTGATTAGTTGTTGCATTAAGCACATAACAGACTTGGCTAGTGATGGTCAAAGCTGTAAGCAAATTATTAACATCAAGGGAGCTAAAGCAATCAAGTGATTAGACTAAATGGTAAGGACTGTCCATCTCATACATTTTTcagcaaacaaaataagaaaccAACTGGTTATACATTGTTAGAGTAGCATATTAGGgtttgagggtattttggtcattgtcaTATTTCTCAAAGCTTATATAATGATATGTGTGGGGTACGTAAATTGCACTagcctcctctttctctctaatGTTTTCCGTGCAAATCTTTCAACATATAGTATCAAAGCCTAGGGTTTACAGCTTTCCCTGATATTGTGTGTTTCTCCCTGCTATTCCTCTTTATGTtgccttctttccctttttttttcttcatcttttttttttctctcttgccCACTCGTCTTGCTACTTGATCGAAGGCAACTGAATTACTTGGCTTAATGCCCGTGTTAGGAGAGGGATGGCGCCAAGATCACTATCAGAGGTGTGATGTCACCGTCATCGCCATGGTTGGCCATCGTCGTTGGTGGGTTTGGTGTAGCCAGCAAAACCGCACTCATGGCTGTTGAGGTTTAAGTTGTTCCCTGTTTTAAACGAATGCATCAGGGTGGTTGGTTGTAGTCGGTTGGTTGATATATGTGGTGGTTGGTACCGTCTGCGAACGTGGCCAGAGACAAGTGTAGTGGTGGTTTGGCATTTTGGTGCGTGGGTCTTGGTGGATATTGTGTGGTTGTGATCCGCGGTGGTTCCTTTCGTCATAGTCAAAGTGGTCGCCAACAATTTTCAGGTGACTTT contains the following coding sequences:
- the LOC133874247 gene encoding uncharacterized protein LOC133874247, with amino-acid sequence MMDNEEYVDLPFKVGQMAESRSLQQGFRGAWFRCKIKAIRMKKGPMRHALEFVDFPDDKMEWTNLYQKPSKSKEVKRQLMVRPHFPPIYRESQMPDVNSVLEVAVIVDDIWKVGDLVDWLSDSCYWSGRVTELLGGERVKIDLFPPPMGEGSSYEVFCKDLRPSLDWTPKHGWTVPIPVENGNGRSCARIIKPFNQVAGAPPNLMVHTEAEGRNGVQAAVRASLERNASFSSHTSASSLQPPDGLEQMARLPLINTESKEIQTSETKLELDMGDNGIGKTSYSDSVSNSHNRDASANILGNMAGKGKNDSSGSSKKLKADGSISLNSMCSDTIEAAVMDLEELVNRVKWIRGFLELGKPLSNSVQNPWKFLEHRASSTPK